One genomic window of Candidatus Coatesbacteria bacterium includes the following:
- a CDS encoding alanine/ornithine racemase family PLP-dependent enzyme, whose translation MSELRIKTDKILGNIRKLDRYLVKHDKKWTLVTKVLSGHRESLKRILASPCIKRLHSVADSRLSGLRTVKQLNPELVTMYIKPPAVKLAEKVVRFADISLNTSFETIAALDRAARLQGKVHRVVVMIEMGELREGVIRENIYDFYERVLRLDNITICGLGSNLGCMYGVEPTYDKLIQLCLYLQLLELRFNINLELVSGGSSITLPLLGKRKIPRGMNHFRIGEAAFFGVSPLTGKRYRDLSTDSFEFVANVLELEEKTNVPQGNIGEGNVGHAVEFDEEAEERQYRAVLDFGIVDVDPDQITPHFDKAAFAGTTSDMTVYNVGDNRNPSGRRRLREGGTMSFTPNYMGVARLMHSKYVEKRVS comes from the coding sequence ATGTCCGAGCTGCGCATCAAGACGGACAAGATCCTCGGTAACATCCGCAAGCTGGACCGCTACCTCGTCAAGCACGACAAGAAGTGGACCCTGGTGACCAAGGTGCTCAGCGGTCACCGGGAGTCGCTCAAGCGGATCCTGGCGTCGCCCTGCATCAAGCGCCTGCATTCGGTGGCCGATTCGCGGCTGTCCGGGCTGCGAACCGTCAAGCAGCTCAACCCCGAACTGGTGACGATGTACATCAAGCCCCCCGCGGTCAAGCTGGCCGAGAAGGTCGTTCGTTTCGCCGACATCTCCCTCAACACCTCCTTCGAGACCATCGCCGCCCTGGACCGCGCCGCCCGCCTCCAGGGCAAGGTTCACCGCGTGGTGGTGATGATCGAGATGGGCGAGCTGCGCGAGGGGGTCATCCGCGAAAACATCTACGACTTCTACGAGCGGGTTCTGCGACTCGACAACATCACCATCTGCGGCCTGGGTTCCAACCTGGGTTGCATGTACGGCGTCGAGCCGACCTACGATAAGCTGATCCAGCTCTGCCTCTACCTGCAGTTGCTGGAATTGAGGTTCAACATCAACCTCGAGCTGGTCTCCGGCGGCAGCTCGATCACCCTGCCCCTGCTGGGCAAGCGCAAGATCCCCCGGGGGATGAACCACTTCCGCATCGGCGAGGCCGCCTTCTTCGGTGTTTCACCGCTGACGGGCAAGCGCTACCGCGACCTGTCCACCGACAGTTTCGAGTTCGTCGCCAACGTTCTCGAGCTCGAAGAGAAGACCAACGTCCCCCAGGGCAACATCGGCGAGGGTAACGTCGGCCACGCCGTCGAGTTCGACGAGGAAGCCGAGGAGCGTCAGTACCGCGCCGTCCTGGACTTCGGTATCGTCGACGTCGACCCCGATCAGATCACCCCCCACTTCGACAAGGCCGCGTTCGCCGGCACCACCTCGGACATGACCGTCTATAACGTCGGCGACAACCGTAACCCCAGCGGTCGCCGCCGGCTGCGCGAGGGGGGGACGATGAGCTTCACCCCCAACTACATGGGGGTGGCCC